A single Mangifera indica cultivar Alphonso chromosome 20, CATAS_Mindica_2.1, whole genome shotgun sequence DNA region contains:
- the LOC123203902 gene encoding protease Do-like 9 gives MPDVKRKRGRKPKIPAPQETLDVPFTTTSSAAAIDDVFSVSNVDIIPTTNPSTIATTTSTTTNHQQHPDHRPRRGRPKKVPKHETLEDKPPPLPRSSGVGVSRPLENGGDSVGGGPAVARVVPAMDSVVKVFCVHTEPNFSLPWQRKRQYSSSSSGFVISGRRVLTNAHSVEHYTQVKLKKRGSDTKFLATVLAIGTECDIAMLTVNDDEFWEGVSPVEFGELPALQDAVTVVGYPIGGDTISVTSGVVSRIEILSYVHGSTELLGLQIDAAINSGNSGGPAFNDKGNCVGIAFQSLKHEDVENIGYVIPTPVIMHFIQDYEKNAAYTGFPVLGVEWQKMENPDLRMAMGMKPEQKGVRIRRIDPTAPEYEVLKPSDIILSFDGVDIANDGTVPFRHGERIGFSCLVSQKYTGDSAAVQVLRASKILNFNMKLATRRKLVPSHNKGKPPSYYIIAGLVFSTVSVPYLRSEFGKDYGYEAPVKLLDKLLYSLPQSPDEQLVVVSQVLVADINIGYEDIVNTQVHSFNGKPVKNLKCLANMVENCDDEFLKFDLEYNQMVVLQTKTAKAATPDILITHCIPSAMSDDLKK, from the exons ATGCCTGACGTTAAACGCAAACGCGGCCGCAAACCCAAAATCCCTGCTCCACAGGAAACCCTAGATGTTCCCTTCACCACAACCTCCTCCGCCGCCGCAATAGACGACGTGTTCTCCGTCTCCAATGTCGATATAATTCCCACAACTAATCCTTCTACCATCGCCACCACGACTTCGACCACCACCAACCACCAGCAGCATCCCGATCACCGTCCTCGCCGAGGCCGTCCCAAGAAAGTTCCGAAACATGAAACACTGGAGGATAAACCGCCTCCGCTTCCACGCAGTTCCGGTGTGGGGGTTTCTCGGCCGTTGGAAAATGGTGGGGATTCTGTTGGAGGGGGGCCGGCCGTGGCCAGAGTTGTACCGGCTATGGACTCTGTTGTGAAGGTGTTTTGTGTTCACACGGAGCCAAATTTTTCGTTGCCGTGGCAGAGGAAACGACAGTACAGTTCGAGTAGTAGTGGGTTTGTGATTAGTGGTAGGAGGGTGTTGACAAATGCACATTCTGTGGAGCATTACACGCAGGTTAAGCTCAAGAAAAGAGGCTCCGACACTAAGTTCTTGGCTACTGTGCTTGCTATCGGGACCGAGTGCGATATTG CCATGCTTACAGTCAATGATGATGAATTCTGGGAAGGAGTATCACCAGTGGAGTTTGGAGAATTGCCTGCCCTTCAAGATGCTGTGACTGTTGTGGGTTATCCAATTGGGGGAGATACTATTTCTGTGACGAGTGGTGTTGTATCACGTATAGAGATTCTATCCTATGTTCACGGGTCTACTGAGCTCTTGGGTCTACAG ATAGATGCTGCTATAAATTCTGGAAATTCTGGTGGGCCTGCCTTTAATGATAAAGGCAATTGTGTAGGCATTGCATTTCAGTCTCTTAAGCATGAAGACGTGGAAAACATAGGTTATGTCATACCAACACCAGTTATCATGCATTTCATCCAGGATTATGAGAAGAATGCAGCATATACAG GATTCCCTGTTCTTGGAGTTGAGTGGCAGAAAATGGAAAATCCTGATTTGCGTATGGCAATGGGTATGAAGCCTGAGCAGAAAGGTGTCCGTATTCGAAGGATTGATCCTACTGCTCCGGAATATGAGGTTTTGAAGCCATCTGATATCATTCTAAGCTTTGATGGGGTTGATATTGCCAATGATGGAACTG TCCCTTTTCGGCATGGAGAGCGCATTGGCTTTAGTTGTCTTGTCTCCCAAAAGTATACTGGGGATAGTGCTGCAGTCCAAGTTCTCCGTGCTTCCAAGATTCTCAATTTCAACATGAAACTTGCCACACGTAGAAAGCTTGTTCCATCTCACAACAAAGGGAAGCCTCCATCATATTACATTATTGCAGGGCTTGTTTTTTCGACAGTGTCTGTTCCATATCTTCGCTCTGAG TTTGGAAAAGATTACGGATATGAAGCCCCAGTCAAGCTTTTGGACAAACTCTTATATTCACTGCCACAGTCACCGGATGAGCAGCTTGTTGTGGTTTCTCAG GTGCTTGTAGCTGATATTAATATTGGATATGAGGACATTGTTAATACTCAG GTTCATTCTTTTAATGGTAAGCCTGTGAAGAATTTGAAGTGTTTGGCAAACATGGTAGAGAATTGTGatgatgaatttttgaaattcgATCTAGAATATAATCAG ATGGTGGTCCTCCAGACAAAGACTGCAAAAGCAGCGACCCCAGATATTCTTATAACCCATTGCATACCTTCAGCAATGTCTGATgatctcaagaaatga